The following are encoded in a window of Flavobacteriales bacterium genomic DNA:
- the mfd gene encoding transcription-repair coupling factor: MADCFRENNSAKFHLKNLVGAQTALIASHSVQKIRRPQLFIFNDKEEAAYFLNDLETLLNRKVLFYPSSYRRPYQLEETDNANILLRTEVLNSLNHQNLPIIVSYPEAIFEKVISQEQLKNNSFDIKLSDKISIDFLNECLQEYNFKRVDFVIEPGQYSVRGGIVDVFSFSNESPFRIEFFDEEIESIRTFDINSQRSKEKQKHISIVPRFPIFSDNAQESILEFLPNNSKVWLIDCDHAKNKLNELFEKAEQHFDNLQDSPLKHTQPQHIFLNGDLFLKQLAHFPVVEFGQRHYFNADASFEFRSSPQPVFNKQFDLLIEDLEDAHNKGYQNFILCNGKEQIIRFESILEDYDKDAHFKPILLSLSQGFVDHQLKLCCYTDHQIFERYHKFHLKKSFADNQAISLQQLNSLQAGDYVTHIDHGIGRFAGLHTIDINNKKQEAIKLLYKDNDTLFISIHSLHKIAKYSGKDGAEPKTNKLGSGAWQKKKAKTKSRVKAIAYDLIQLYAKRKEQKGFEFSPDSFLQYELEASFMYEDTPDQHKATLDVKRDMESIMPMDRLVCGDVGFGKTEVAIRAAFKAVTDNKQVVVLVPTTILAMQHAKTFKNRLLGLPCKVDYINRFRTTKEQKETLKAVAEGEVDILIGTHRIVGKDVSFKDLGLLIIDEEQKFGVAVKDKLKTFKANVDTLTLTATPIPRTLQFSLMGARDLSVINTPPPNRYPVETEVCTFDEETIRDAIRYEISRGGQVFFVHNRIENIKEVAGLIQRLCPDAKIGTGHGQMEGKKLEELMLSFMENEFDVLVSTTIIESGLDIPNANTIIINNANNFGLSDLHQMRGRVGRSNKKSFCYLLAPPTYSLTADARKRLNALEQFSELGSGFNISMRDLDIRGAGDLLGAEQSGFISDIGFEMYQKILDEAINELKEEEFKELYAEDDKEKEFVDECQLDTDMEILIPNDYVNSISERLKLYNELSSLSEEEQLIEYKAKLIDRFGPLPTEVQELILSLRLRWIGKTLGFQRISLKNENLTGYFPPQENPYFQSTTFGKVLEYFKKNHKNCEMKELKGKLIFRIKNVNSIQQGIEKINSILLE, encoded by the coding sequence ATGGCGGATTGTTTTAGAGAAAATAATTCTGCAAAATTTCATCTTAAAAATTTAGTTGGTGCTCAAACAGCACTTATTGCCTCACATAGTGTTCAAAAGATAAGAAGACCTCAACTATTTATCTTTAACGACAAAGAAGAAGCGGCTTACTTTCTGAATGACCTCGAAACACTGTTGAACAGAAAAGTATTGTTTTATCCTAGTTCATACAGAAGACCATATCAGTTAGAAGAAACCGACAATGCCAATATTCTATTACGAACAGAGGTTTTGAATAGTTTAAACCATCAAAATCTACCTATAATAGTCAGTTATCCGGAGGCAATCTTTGAAAAAGTCATCAGCCAAGAGCAACTTAAAAACAACTCTTTCGATATTAAGCTATCGGATAAAATATCCATAGATTTTTTAAACGAATGTCTGCAAGAATACAACTTCAAACGTGTTGATTTTGTCATTGAGCCCGGTCAATATTCCGTTCGTGGGGGTATCGTAGATGTGTTTTCTTTTTCTAATGAGTCCCCTTTCAGAATAGAATTTTTTGACGAAGAAATAGAAAGTATTAGGACTTTTGACATCAATAGCCAAAGGTCTAAAGAAAAGCAAAAACACATTAGCATTGTTCCTCGATTCCCTATTTTTAGTGACAATGCCCAAGAGAGTATATTAGAGTTTTTACCTAATAATTCTAAAGTATGGCTCATAGACTGTGACCATGCCAAAAACAAACTCAATGAGCTCTTTGAAAAAGCAGAGCAACACTTTGACAATCTTCAAGATAGTCCTCTTAAACACACCCAGCCTCAACACATTTTCTTAAACGGAGACTTGTTCTTAAAACAATTGGCTCATTTTCCTGTGGTAGAGTTTGGGCAACGCCACTACTTTAACGCCGATGCTTCTTTTGAGTTTCGGTCTTCACCACAACCCGTCTTTAATAAACAATTTGATTTACTCATTGAGGATTTAGAAGATGCCCACAATAAAGGCTATCAAAATTTTATTCTCTGTAATGGTAAGGAACAAATCATTCGTTTTGAGAGTATTTTAGAAGATTACGATAAAGACGCTCATTTCAAGCCTATTCTGTTAAGTTTGAGTCAGGGCTTTGTGGATCATCAATTGAAATTATGTTGCTATACCGACCATCAAATTTTTGAGAGATACCATAAATTTCACCTTAAAAAAAGTTTTGCTGACAATCAAGCTATCAGTTTGCAGCAACTCAATAGTTTGCAAGCAGGCGATTATGTCACACATATTGACCACGGTATTGGTCGTTTTGCTGGACTGCACACCATAGACATAAATAACAAAAAACAAGAAGCCATTAAGCTATTATACAAAGACAACGACACTTTGTTTATTAGCATACACTCATTGCACAAAATTGCAAAATATAGTGGCAAAGACGGAGCAGAACCAAAGACTAATAAGCTAGGCTCTGGTGCTTGGCAAAAGAAAAAAGCAAAAACAAAAAGCCGAGTTAAAGCCATTGCTTATGACCTCATTCAATTATACGCCAAGCGAAAAGAACAGAAAGGCTTTGAATTTTCACCAGATAGTTTTTTACAATATGAACTAGAGGCCTCCTTTATGTACGAAGACACTCCTGACCAGCACAAAGCTACTTTAGATGTCAAAAGAGATATGGAAAGCATTATGCCTATGGATAGGTTGGTTTGTGGCGATGTTGGTTTTGGAAAAACGGAAGTTGCCATTAGGGCGGCATTCAAAGCTGTAACAGATAATAAACAAGTGGTTGTATTGGTGCCAACTACCATATTGGCTATGCAACATGCCAAGACCTTTAAAAATAGGTTGCTGGGATTGCCTTGTAAAGTGGATTATATCAATCGATTTAGGACTACGAAAGAGCAAAAAGAAACTTTAAAAGCAGTAGCTGAAGGAGAAGTGGATATTCTTATAGGCACACATAGAATTGTAGGAAAAGACGTTAGCTTTAAAGATTTAGGATTATTAATTATTGACGAAGAACAGAAATTTGGAGTTGCTGTCAAGGATAAACTCAAAACCTTTAAAGCTAATGTAGATACCTTAACACTGACCGCCACACCTATACCAAGAACCTTACAATTTTCTTTGATGGGTGCTAGGGATTTATCGGTTATCAATACCCCACCGCCAAATAGATATCCTGTAGAAACAGAAGTATGCACTTTTGATGAAGAAACTATTCGTGACGCTATCCGTTATGAAATCTCTAGGGGTGGACAAGTTTTTTTTGTTCACAATAGAATTGAAAACATTAAAGAAGTGGCAGGACTCATACAGCGACTTTGTCCAGATGCTAAGATTGGTACAGGTCATGGTCAAATGGAAGGCAAAAAACTGGAAGAACTGATGCTTTCCTTCATGGAAAATGAATTTGACGTGTTAGTTTCTACTACTATTATTGAAAGTGGTTTGGATATACCAAATGCCAATACCATCATCATCAACAATGCCAATAACTTTGGACTCAGTGATTTACACCAAATGCGTGGACGAGTAGGACGTTCCAATAAAAAATCGTTCTGCTACCTTTTAGCCCCTCCTACCTATTCTCTTACAGCAGACGCTAGAAAACGACTTAATGCCCTTGAACAATTTTCTGAACTAGGTAGTGGGTTTAACATATCTATGCGGGACCTTGATATTCGTGGCGCAGGAGATTTGCTGGGTGCAGAACAAAGCGGCTTTATTAGTGATATAGGCTTTGAGATGTATCAAAAGATATTGGACGAAGCTATCAACGAACTGAAAGAAGAAGAGTTTAAGGAATTGTATGCCGAAGATGATAAAGAAAAAGAATTTGTTGACGAATGTCAGTTAGATACTGATATGGAAATATTAATCCCCAACGATTATGTCAATAGCATCAGTGAGCGTCTAAAATTATATAATGAACTGAGCAGTTTATCTGAAGAAGAGCAACTTATAGAATACAAAGCTAAACTTATTGACAGGTTTGGACCTTTACCCACAGAAGTGCAAGAACTAATCTTATCACTTCGACTAAGATGGATAGGCAAGACCCTAGGCTTCCAACGTATATCTCTAAAGAACGAAAATCTAACAGGATATTTCCCTCCACAAGAAAATCCCTATTTTCAATCTACCACCTTTGGTAAGGTCTTAGAATATTTTAAAAAGAATCATAAAAATTGTGAGATGAAAGAACTGAAAGGTAAATTGATTTTTAGAATAAAAAATGTCAATAGCATTCAACAAGGCATAGAGAAAATCAATTCTATATTATTGGAATAA
- the fbp gene encoding class 1 fructose-bisphosphatase, with protein sequence MAKITTLAEFITEQQVLKPEATGNLTRLLYDISIAAKIVNREINKAGLVDILGEVGEDNVQGESVKKLDIYANDAFISALNSGGQCAAIASEENEEIIVLDGLESKGARYLVCMDPLDGSSNIDVNVSVGTIFNVLKRKETNKKVTTDEFFVKGTEQVAAGYVIYGSSTMLVYTTGNGVNGFTLDPSIGEFCLSHPNIKTPLNGEIFSVNEANEKIMPEGVRKYTDYCHQLNNGKRTHTARFMGSLVADFHRNMLKGGIYIYPSTDAAPKGRLRLLYECAPLAWIIEEAGGKASDGFQRIMDIEANDLHQRVPFFIGSTEMVEKAESFMQED encoded by the coding sequence ATGGCTAAAATAACTACTCTAGCAGAATTTATTACCGAACAACAAGTTTTGAAACCAGAAGCTACTGGTAATTTAACTCGTTTGCTTTATGACATATCCATAGCGGCAAAAATTGTAAATCGAGAAATAAATAAGGCAGGATTAGTCGATATCCTTGGAGAAGTTGGCGAAGATAATGTGCAGGGTGAATCTGTAAAAAAACTAGATATTTATGCCAATGATGCTTTTATTTCTGCGCTAAATTCAGGTGGTCAATGCGCCGCTATCGCTTCTGAAGAAAATGAAGAAATCATTGTTCTTGATGGGCTAGAGTCCAAAGGAGCTAGATACTTGGTATGTATGGACCCGCTAGATGGATCGTCTAATATAGACGTGAATGTATCAGTAGGAACTATCTTCAATGTGTTAAAGAGAAAAGAAACCAATAAAAAAGTGACCACCGATGAATTTTTTGTCAAAGGCACTGAACAAGTTGCTGCAGGTTATGTCATTTATGGTTCTTCTACTATGCTAGTTTACACTACTGGAAATGGCGTTAATGGTTTTACTCTTGACCCCTCGATTGGCGAATTCTGCCTATCGCATCCTAACATTAAGACACCACTCAATGGCGAAATATTTTCGGTCAACGAAGCCAACGAAAAAATAATGCCCGAAGGCGTTAGAAAATATACCGATTACTGTCATCAACTAAATAATGGAAAGCGTACCCATACAGCACGATTTATGGGTTCATTAGTTGCCGATTTTCACCGTAATATGCTGAAAGGAGGCATCTACATTTACCCTAGCACCGATGCTGCTCCTAAAGGTAGATTAAGGCTTTTATATGAATGCGCCCCTTTAGCTTGGATTATTGAAGAAGCGGGCGGCAAGGCTTCAGATGGTTTTCAACGAATAATGGATATAGAAGCTAATGACTTACACCAGCGTGTGCCATTTTTTATTGGCTCAACAGAAATGGTTGAAAAGGCTGAATCATTTATGCAGGAGGATTAA
- a CDS encoding GNAT family N-acetyltransferase, giving the protein MEVKIRKGQKADLPSVLKLIKELAEFEKALDEVSVTLEELEDDGFGQHPYYWFIVAEYKGEIIGLSFYFIRYSTWKGRFLFLEDFVVKENYRGQGVGAQLFEETIRIAQRLNVKGMIWQVLDWNEDAIRFYKKYEASIHTEWLNGKLSKEQLNAFELNESI; this is encoded by the coding sequence ATGGAAGTTAAAATTAGAAAAGGTCAAAAAGCCGATTTGCCTAGTGTATTGAAACTTATCAAGGAACTTGCTGAATTCGAAAAGGCGCTTGATGAGGTTAGTGTGACTTTAGAAGAGCTTGAAGATGATGGCTTTGGTCAACATCCCTATTATTGGTTTATCGTAGCCGAATATAAGGGTGAGATTATTGGACTTTCTTTTTATTTTATTCGCTATTCGACTTGGAAGGGGCGATTTTTATTTTTGGAAGACTTTGTAGTCAAGGAGAACTATCGAGGTCAAGGAGTTGGAGCGCAATTATTTGAGGAAACAATTCGAATTGCACAACGATTAAATGTTAAAGGTATGATTTGGCAAGTATTGGATTGGAATGAAGATGCCATACGTTTTTACAAAAAATATGAAGCGTCCATACATACAGAATGGCTAAATGGAAAGCTGAGCAAAGAACAATTAAATGCATTTGAATTAAATGAAAGTATTTAA
- a CDS encoding aspartate kinase, translated as MKVFKFGGASVKDAEGIRKISQLLLNEGAEPLAIVVSAMGKTTNMLENVVNDYYDRNTPNLDEVKHYHYAILEELFDKSHSIFDEINNLFVEIEWAIEDAPTSTYAYEYDQIVSVGELLSTKIVSAFLEQEGFANKWIDARDIIRTDNTYRNARIDWQLTQQQIAKYISNDGVFLTQGFIGCTTENFTTTLGREGSDFTAAILGFALDAEEVTIWKDVDGMLNADPRYFDDAKLLHQLSFAEAIELAYFGAKVIHPKTIQPLKEKNISLRVKSFLNPKEEGTVIFEDAEMKPFMPSFIIKENQILISISANDLSFIVEDHLSYIFSLFAKYGLAINMMQNSAVSFSVCVDNDSQKTLPLISELKEGFKVQYNDQLTLCTIRHYDQAAIDKVVDEKNILVEQKSRQTVQFVFSN; from the coding sequence ATGAAAGTATTTAAGTTTGGAGGGGCGTCAGTTAAGGATGCCGAGGGTATTCGTAAGATTAGTCAACTTCTTCTCAATGAAGGTGCAGAACCACTTGCTATTGTTGTTTCAGCTATGGGCAAAACGACCAATATGCTTGAAAATGTAGTCAATGATTATTACGACAGAAATACCCCAAACCTTGATGAAGTCAAGCACTACCACTATGCTATTTTAGAAGAATTATTTGATAAGTCTCATTCTATTTTTGATGAAATCAATAATCTATTTGTGGAGATAGAATGGGCTATAGAAGATGCGCCGACGTCCACTTATGCTTATGAATACGACCAGATTGTATCTGTTGGCGAATTGTTGTCCACCAAAATAGTAAGTGCCTTTTTAGAGCAGGAAGGCTTTGCTAACAAATGGATAGATGCTAGAGATATTATCCGCACTGACAACACTTACAGAAACGCTCGTATAGATTGGCAGTTAACCCAACAACAAATTGCTAAATACATTTCTAATGATGGGGTGTTTTTGACTCAAGGTTTTATTGGTTGCACCACAGAAAATTTCACGACTACTTTAGGACGTGAAGGTTCAGATTTTACAGCTGCTATTTTAGGTTTTGCTTTGGACGCTGAAGAAGTAACTATCTGGAAAGATGTGGACGGCATGCTCAATGCTGACCCCCGTTATTTTGACGATGCTAAGTTGTTGCATCAGCTATCCTTTGCTGAGGCTATTGAGTTAGCTTATTTTGGAGCAAAAGTAATACATCCCAAAACCATACAGCCCTTGAAAGAAAAAAACATATCGCTAAGGGTTAAGTCTTTCCTCAATCCTAAAGAGGAAGGAACTGTCATCTTTGAAGATGCAGAAATGAAACCCTTTATGCCTTCTTTTATCATTAAGGAAAATCAAATATTGATTTCTATTTCTGCCAATGATTTATCTTTCATCGTGGAAGACCATTTGAGTTATATTTTTTCGCTTTTTGCTAAATATGGACTAGCCATAAATATGATGCAAAACTCAGCAGTAAGTTTTTCTGTTTGCGTAGATAACGATTCTCAAAAAACATTACCTCTCATTTCTGAACTAAAAGAAGGTTTTAAAGTTCAATACAACGACCAATTAACACTGTGTACCATTAGACACTATGACCAAGCTGCCATAGACAAAGTGGTGGATGAAAAAAATATACTAGTAGAACAAAAAAGCCGTCAGACTGTTCAGTTTGTATTTTCAAATTAG
- a CDS encoding T9SS type A sorting domain-containing protein: MKRLFYFLCVNFIFFTSSAQTTQFVISTTTTTNANEYQWNILDSDSTTVLFSSTVFSDSTMVNDTVTLNDCSDYYFVTSSNDTANSTWSSGSSVYVIELASSDTIIQTVGTTPPFIQTVFAAQCNLIINEIHYDNIGTDTLEGVEIVGKAGYDLSCYTLYLYNGSTGLVYDSLNLSGVIPNDSCGYGAIWFAISGIQNGDVSSGDGIGLANSCKKYKIQFLSYEGSFIANNGLFDSEVAMDIGVSESAMTPVNTSIQLVGFGEEYSSFVWVASLPNTRNMVNTGQSFCLPDLELVDVVLDSVCDALNPVNNRFILTNVGTVPFNNFLVSYSINGGTTVSELVADTLMPADTLNYSFVTSEDFSNAVGDYSITSWCSLNRDSNSSNDSLSKIINFIDIVAYDTTVCYGDSLLLSPTVSNATNYIWSTGDTTLSISLLPSSTSSYTLIASNACFSDTAIINVIVSNPTLDLGSDLVLCGNDTITLDATANFSSYAWSSGDSLQLTSIIQGGAYSVVVTDSLGCSTSDTISIFHSIPQADLGADLNICGLDSIVLGVSSFSSYSWSNGDTSQNSAVTQVGTYTVSVVDSVGCPDSDTIVIFESATSVDLGPNVVALCGSNDTITLDATSIYSSYSWSTGDTLQSLAVYQVGNYNVTVTDSLGCTASDSIEVIVSNPTLNLGSDTSLCNYTSLSITAPANFSSYIWSNSDTTQTITATQDGAYSLIVTDNYGCQAFDTIVISYNGPSLDLGPDVIVCEGDYHTFFVHDNYSIYQWSQGGSLNYITEKTAGEYWLKVTASDGCTSIDTVKLSTKDCTSLEEAKDIQKLKIFPNPNNGTFNLSLNNFSEEKGSFEIVNTLGERVYVQDLEFNESISQNFELNSLPKGIYFLNVKTESKYLVERLIIQ, translated from the coding sequence ATGAAAAGACTATTCTACTTTCTTTGTGTGAATTTTATTTTTTTCACATCAAGTGCCCAAACTACACAATTTGTTATTTCTACAACAACTACAACCAATGCCAACGAATACCAATGGAATATTCTAGATTCGGATAGTACGACTGTTTTATTTTCGAGTACAGTCTTTAGTGATAGTACTATGGTGAATGATACGGTTACTTTAAACGATTGTAGTGATTATTATTTTGTCACGTCTTCTAATGATACGGCAAATTCTACATGGAGTAGTGGGTCTTCTGTTTATGTAATAGAATTAGCCTCTTCAGATACAATAATACAAACTGTTGGTACGACACCGCCTTTTATACAAACTGTCTTTGCTGCACAGTGTAATTTAATAATTAATGAAATTCATTATGATAACATAGGTACAGATACCTTGGAAGGTGTCGAAATTGTAGGAAAAGCAGGTTATGATTTGTCTTGTTATACTTTATATCTATATAATGGTTCTACAGGCTTGGTATATGATTCACTCAATTTATCAGGAGTTATACCAAATGATAGTTGTGGTTATGGTGCAATTTGGTTTGCTATTTCAGGTATCCAAAATGGAGATGTTTCTTCTGGTGATGGAATAGGGTTAGCAAATAGTTGTAAGAAATATAAAATCCAATTTTTGAGTTACGAGGGTTCGTTTATTGCCAATAATGGACTGTTTGATTCAGAAGTAGCAATGGATATTGGAGTTAGTGAGTCGGCTATGACTCCTGTTAATACATCTATTCAGCTTGTTGGTTTTGGAGAGGAGTATTCATCTTTTGTTTGGGTAGCCTCTTTGCCAAATACTAGAAATATGGTGAATACTGGACAAAGTTTTTGTTTGCCTGATTTAGAACTAGTAGATGTGGTGTTAGATTCGGTATGTGATGCATTAAATCCTGTAAACAATAGATTTATTTTAACTAATGTCGGTACAGTTCCATTTAATAACTTTTTAGTGAGTTATTCTATTAATGGAGGCACAACTGTTAGTGAATTGGTAGCAGATACCTTAATGCCCGCAGACACTTTAAATTATAGTTTTGTGACGTCTGAAGATTTTAGCAATGCTGTTGGTGATTATTCCATTACATCGTGGTGCTCCTTAAATAGAGATTCTAATTCTTCCAACGATAGTTTAAGTAAAATCATCAATTTTATTGATATAGTAGCTTATGATACAACTGTTTGCTATGGTGATAGTTTATTATTGTCACCCACAGTTTCGAATGCGACCAACTATATTTGGAGCACTGGAGATACAACTTTATCCATATCGCTTTTACCGTCTAGTACGTCTTCCTACACTCTTATTGCCTCCAATGCTTGCTTCTCAGATACAGCTATTATCAATGTAATTGTGTCAAACCCTACTTTAGATTTAGGTTCTGATTTAGTTCTTTGTGGAAATGATACTATTACCTTAGATGCTACTGCTAATTTTTCTTCATACGCTTGGTCTTCTGGTGATAGTCTTCAACTGACTAGTATAATTCAAGGGGGGGCTTATTCTGTTGTTGTAACGGATAGTTTAGGTTGTAGTACTTCAGATACCATTTCTATATTTCATTCGATACCACAGGCTGATTTAGGTGCAGACCTAAATATTTGCGGTCTTGATTCTATTGTTCTTGGCGTTTCAAGTTTCAGTTCTTATAGTTGGTCAAATGGAGATACTTCACAAAACTCAGCAGTCACACAAGTAGGGACATATACTGTGTCTGTAGTTGATAGTGTAGGTTGTCCCGACTCGGATACTATTGTAATTTTCGAATCAGCAACATCTGTTGATTTAGGACCTAATGTTGTTGCACTTTGTGGTTCTAACGATACGATTACTTTAGATGCAACTTCCATTTATTCGTCATATTCTTGGTCAACAGGTGATACTTTACAAAGTTTAGCCGTTTATCAAGTAGGAAACTATAATGTTACTGTTACTGATAGTTTAGGTTGTACTGCATCGGACTCAATAGAAGTGATAGTGTCAAACCCTACTCTAAATTTGGGTTCTGACACATCCTTGTGTAATTATACTTCATTATCTATTACTGCTCCAGCCAATTTTAGTTCTTATATATGGTCAAATTCAGATACTACACAAACTATTACAGCTACTCAAGATGGTGCATATTCATTAATAGTAACTGACAACTATGGCTGTCAAGCTTTTGATACGATTGTTATATCTTACAATGGTCCTAGTTTAGACTTAGGTCCTGATGTCATAGTTTGTGAAGGAGATTATCATACGTTTTTTGTACATGATAATTATAGCATTTACCAATGGTCTCAAGGCGGTTCTTTAAATTATATTACTGAAAAGACAGCGGGTGAATATTGGTTAAAAGTAACGGCTTCAGATGGTTGTACTAGTATCGATACGGTTAAGCTAAGTACTAAAGACTGTACATCTTTAGAAGAGGCAAAGGATATTCAAAAGCTCAAAATTTTCCCTAATCCTAATAATGGAACATTTAATTTAAGTTTAAATAATTTTTCTGAAGAAAAGGGAAGTTTCGAAATAGTAAATACACTTGGAGAAAGGGTATATGTTCAAGATTTAGAATTTAATGAATCGATTTCTCAAAACTTTGAATTGAACTCACTTCCTAAAGGAATTTATTTCTTGAATGTTAAGACTGAAAGCAAATATCTTGTTGAAAGACTAATAATTCAGTAA
- the mgtE gene encoding magnesium transporter: MKFELTKKFIDELNERIENKDQKSIISMIKNCHPADIAEILDELEFDNTCFLFELLEDNIAADVLVELEEYLREKLLKIYSPKEIAEEFVDNMDSDDAADIISELPENKKQEVLSLIEDQELASDIVDLLNYDEDTAGGLMAKELIKVNSNWSVMRCVKEMRRQAEDVELVYTIYVVDDNNVLLGTLSLKRLLLTDSKTIISKIMKEDIIKVSASMNQEDVANTMNKYDLIVLPVVNDLNQLIGRITADDVMDIMKEEAEKDYQLASGISEDVESSDTIWEITRARLPWLLIGMIGGLFGAKVIGIFDIEKNYQMAFFIPLIAAMGGNVGVQSAAIVVQSLAGGTNTLGNISQRLIKELGVALVNGIICSSIILLAAYLLGYSLLLSITVSIALLSVIIFAALFGTFIPLTLDKYKIDPALATGPFITTVNDVLGLFIYFLIGQLILSL, from the coding sequence ATGAAGTTTGAATTAACCAAAAAATTTATTGACGAACTAAATGAGCGCATAGAAAATAAAGACCAAAAGTCTATTATTTCTATGATTAAAAACTGTCACCCTGCCGATATTGCCGAAATTCTTGATGAATTGGAATTTGATAACACTTGTTTTCTATTCGAACTACTTGAAGATAATATAGCTGCCGATGTATTGGTAGAATTGGAAGAATACCTCAGAGAAAAACTCTTAAAAATATATTCTCCAAAAGAAATCGCCGAAGAATTTGTTGATAATATGGATTCAGATGATGCTGCCGATATCATTTCTGAATTACCAGAGAACAAAAAGCAAGAAGTACTCTCACTCATTGAAGACCAAGAACTTGCTAGTGATATTGTTGACTTACTAAATTATGATGAAGATACTGCTGGTGGTCTAATGGCAAAAGAGCTTATCAAGGTAAATAGCAACTGGTCAGTCATGCGTTGTGTCAAAGAAATGCGTCGACAAGCAGAAGATGTAGAGTTAGTCTATACGATTTACGTTGTTGATGATAATAATGTTCTGTTAGGTACCCTATCACTCAAACGATTATTGCTTACAGACTCTAAGACCATTATTTCTAAAATAATGAAAGAAGACATCATCAAAGTTAGCGCATCGATGAACCAAGAAGATGTAGCTAATACAATGAATAAGTACGACTTAATTGTGCTACCTGTAGTTAATGACTTGAACCAATTGATTGGTCGAATTACTGCCGATGATGTCATGGATATTATGAAAGAGGAAGCTGAAAAAGATTATCAATTGGCTTCGGGTATTTCTGAAGACGTAGAGTCTAGCGATACAATTTGGGAAATTACTAGAGCTAGACTTCCTTGGTTACTAATTGGTATGATAGGCGGACTTTTTGGGGCAAAAGTGATAGGCATTTTTGATATTGAGAAAAACTATCAAATGGCATTTTTCATCCCTCTTATTGCAGCTATGGGCGGTAATGTTGGTGTTCAGTCTGCTGCTATTGTAGTACAAAGTCTAGCTGGTGGAACCAATACCTTAGGGAATATCTCACAAAGACTAATTAAAGAGCTCGGTGTTGCTTTAGTTAATGGTATAATCTGTTCAAGCATTATTTTATTAGCAGCCTATTTATTAGGCTATAGTCTTTTGTTAAGCATAACAGTTAGCATAGCGTTATTGTCAGTTATCATTTTCGCTGCTTTATTTGGAACATTTATCCCACTAACCCTAGATAAATATAAAATTGACCCCGCTTTAGCTACAGGACCGTTCATCACAACTGTTAACGATGTACTTGGTCTATTTATTTATTTCCTCATAGGTCAGCTGATACTATCTTTATGA
- the rsmA gene encoding 16S rRNA (adenine(1518)-N(6)/adenine(1519)-N(6))-dimethyltransferase RsmA, with the protein MSKVRAKKHLGQHFLKDLGIARDIAHSLSLNNYSKVLEVGPGMGVLTQFLIPLDTETFVIEIDKESVSYLKKHFPELDHHLIEGDFLKLPLQEIFKEPIAIIGNFPYNISSQILFKAIDHKDIIPEIVGMFQKEVAERVVSLPGSKKYGIISVLLQCYYDVEYLFTVDETVFDPPPKVKSAVIRLRRNDRDKLDCDEKKFIKVVKTAFGQRRKTLKNALKSLNLVDENTASQYLSLRAEQLSVEDFMNLTICFE; encoded by the coding sequence ATGTCAAAGGTAAGAGCAAAAAAACACCTCGGTCAACACTTTCTAAAAGATTTAGGAATTGCTCGTGATATTGCTCATAGCCTAAGTTTAAACAACTATTCTAAAGTATTAGAAGTAGGACCAGGCATGGGAGTGCTAACACAATTTCTCATTCCTTTAGATACAGAAACATTTGTGATAGAAATAGATAAAGAATCCGTTTCTTATCTTAAAAAACACTTTCCTGAATTAGATCATCATCTTATAGAAGGCGATTTCCTCAAACTACCGTTACAAGAAATTTTCAAGGAACCCATAGCAATTATTGGCAATTTCCCTTACAACATATCTTCTCAAATTCTTTTCAAAGCAATAGACCACAAGGATATAATACCTGAAATTGTAGGTATGTTTCAAAAAGAAGTTGCCGAACGTGTTGTATCGCTACCAGGCAGTAAAAAATACGGCATAATAAGTGTTCTACTACAATGCTATTATGATGTAGAATACCTTTTTACGGTAGATGAAACTGTCTTTGACCCACCACCTAAAGTAAAATCGGCAGTCATAAGATTGAGAAGAAATGACAGAGATAAGTTAGACTGTGATGAGAAAAAATTCATCAAAGTGGTAAAAACAGCTTTCGGTCAAAGGAGAAAGACTTTGAAAAATGCTCTAAAAAGTCTTAACTTGGTGGACGAAAATACTGCTAGTCAGTACCTTTCATTGAGAGCTGAGCAATTAAGTGTTGAAGATTTTATGAATTTAACAATCTGTTTTGAGTGA